Sequence from the Cydia splendana chromosome 10, ilCydSple1.2, whole genome shotgun sequence genome:
AGTTCTGAATTAGCGACATATATGTAATCATGCGCACCTCACCTTTATAATATTGATTAAATCACTACGATTTATAATCAATAACAAAGTATTTTCATTGTCAATGCTACGAATTCTGGTTATTTACCGGTTTGAACGATGTCTGGTTACATAAAAGAATGCTACcagattgtaatttttttttgctttttcctTGAACCCATATGCAATATCAATCGGGGTTTTTCCACATTATAATTCAAGAATTCATGTGGGCTTGGGGCTGGTAATTATATAAGCAAATGTGAGTGAATTAGAGCATAGATGTAAGCCAGCTGTTTAAAATCTTTtctgagtaggtacctagtttcgtatttaaataaatttagttCATGCACACGTAGAAAAAGCATAAGTTGTAGGAATgttcagggctataaccgcgaaaatcgaagttcgcaaattgcgggcatctttctctgtcactcttattacgccttcattggagtaaaagagaaagatcccctcaatttgcgaatttcggtttttgcggTAAGCTCCCACaagggctaccgcgaaaatcgaaatttcgtgaCGACAAAGTGGTTGGCGGTAGCGGTAGCGGTCTCGAATGTTCAGGATACTGGAgccattttttatataattttaataaaaaaaaaaaatatattctcgaggcagaggtgtagggttggagccggtgtagctttatttgacgttcataagcgcattgtaatatgcctctacatgaataataaactatctttacgACATAATTTCATGCTTTACTGAAATCGTGGAAATTTATTTGTTCCACCTTTATTTTTAGCTGTTACGTGGCTGTTACCTACAAAAAAGACAATAAAACCTAAATCAGTGTATGATCCGTTTACTTAACCATTGAAACAAAATGGTATTGATCTTGaccatttattttatagtattttcTTCTAAAGTTTGGTAGTAAGTTTTGATTTGTAAGCCTCTACTTCTGCCACAGTATCGAACAAGGGTAAAGTTTTCGTCTCCGGAgtaaatgttaataaaagagCAGCCATCATGGCCGTCGAGGCAAAAAGTATCGATGGTAGAGCCGGTAGCTCCGACACCTGAAAGTAAATGAATTatcttattcttatttaatGCTGCAAGTTAATTTTTCGTATAATACTCAAATCAATGAAAACGGGTCAATTTATACCGAGATTTTCGTATAAACTGATGACccgtttttattgtttttgtgaTGGTAAATTTCTTTCATAAGTTATTACCGTCTACCCCCAATTTTGTCGACCTTAATGTCGTTAACACGTTCACGGAGGCTCTGCAGGTTATTTAAAAAAGGAAGATGATATATGTATAAAATCTttataataacaaaacttccgtgagacacagacatattaaatatattaagagtataattgcatgaattctaaattgtatttttcttaattactcgtaatgcatgttaattataatatgtaataatgttttgaaaagatgtgtcccgccgagtttgttgccggtcccatattgggataccctcctccaattgaggggggatttaaatcttctcggggcagaggtgtacggttggagccggtaaaggtttatttgacgttcataagcgcatgcctacttgaataaactattttttatctttatcttatctttatctaagaacgggtcactcacgtattttaagtcgaaaaacgctcgacatgtttcactccgtaccgaggagtgtcatcaggagcttgcgttgcgTTTGCtttacggagtgaaacatgtcgagcgtttttcgacttaaaatacgtgagtgacccgttcttaatatatatttaatatgtataaaatcTTTACTCACCAATAAAGGAGCAAGTGGCGATAGCATACTGCCGATTCTCGCAAGCGTATTGCAAAAACCAAACAAGGATCCTCTTACGCTAGTAGGGAACAATTCTAAACTGTAAGTGTATACTCCAGTAAAACAGAGAGCTGTTCCTAACTTTCCCAGTAGAAACAGTAGGAGTTTTAGCCATGGAATTGCTGAAACAAACGATGgtatgttataattttggtaaatgtcgttcgcatgccatttgtgaacCGCTCGTGCACTGgcagcgtagccaacatgccaatcgctatcgctccgcggcgatcgaaacgcaactgtcactatcACACAATTATGGAAGAGTCATAGAGAGACAAAGCGTTTCGctgtcgtagcgatagcgattgtcaccttggctaggccgcgtGTACGCACGCGCTATCCTTTCGTACCTAAATGTTTCGCGAAAAGCGTATGAGGTGgtattagagtcagaccgtgaaaagtctgcagctattttgatagcccacgcagtgcaagtgtcattttaaacgtcaaacttctatgaaattatgacgtataaataacacttacactgcgtgggcttatcaaattcgctgcagacttttcttggtgcgactttaGCTAGATCTGGAGGTGTGTTCTGATTGAATAGGTTTTGAATTTGATCTGGACTTGTTACGGATACGATCGGTCAGTGTCaatagtgacgtttttggtaGAAGAAATGCCAATATTGACACGGAAAGATCATATCCATGataaatccagatcaaattaaGAATCTGTTATTACACTCAGAATACACCTCCTGAAAGCGCCAATCGGAAGATACATTTAGCAAATTGTGAGGTTACTGATAGAGTTAAGACTTTTAgggctctctctctctcttggCAAAACACATATCACACGGCGGATatacaattttacttttatgcacATCAAAAAGTTCAAGTAGAAATATCATTGTCCTTATACCTATTCGGTCTCTTTATTAATAAATACGTTCTTATATTCTGTTGATTTATCCATTTAAACAATTGCATTAAAACAAGTCGTGCCTACAGCTCTGGGGCTTTCAGGTGCAATCTCTCTTGGAAGAACGGGCCTCAATTTGAAAATCTACATGTAAGATATCTTCACAATCTGTATAATTTACCTAAAGTCTAAAATAAAGTACATCAATTATACTTACACTCTGGAGCAAACGCCTGCGCAAGTATAAATGCAGCACAGGCAAAATACCCGGCTTGTAATGAAATTCTTCTACCATATTTGGAAAAGGTGAAATATGCCAACAGATCTCCAGGAAAAGATGTCAACGAAGTCAGtgcgaaattcaaatatttgtCCCCAGGCAATGATATTGCTTGTACAGCCAATCCGTAGTATACAAAGCTTGAAGTAAAAAAACAAAACGAAATAACAGATAAACGTATCATTATTTCTTTGGATTTTATTATATCATGTACGGTCTCCTTTTCCTTTTGAGAAGCGACGTTAAACTTTAATCTTAATTCATCTTCCTTTATATTGTCTATTTCATCATTTGTTAGTGCTACTTTATTTATCCTAgcaattattttaaatgtttttcttGCGTCATTCGTTTTTCCTCGTAGTAGTTGCCATCTTGTGCTCTCTTTCAGAACAATTGTGTATACGACGAATATGATCACAGGGGCGTATATGGCAAGAATCAGAGATTTCCAATGTTGAAGGCCCATCGCTATGAAGGCGAATGCTACTTCGCCTACGTATATGGCGTAGGAAAAGATAACACCGGCTGAGACTCTCTTAGTTTCGCCGCCGACTTCAATCACTGGAAATAAAacgttgaaataaaattaaaatacatggcCACCGAAGTGATCCTTCCTACATAAGTAAGTCGGAGTTTGGATAGTTATATGGTTATATTAGTTTCACGCTAGCACGTGCGGATTTGTCATAAGGTACATTCTTCGCCGGTGTATGGTTTTTTACGAGGCTTCTCGCCTTACAGCACACATCGATGCGGCGAAAGTACCGATTTTTTTATGTGTTGCGCATCTATAAGATTAATCTAAATATAagcatatgtaggtacttttgagaAGCGTGGTGCAGTTTAGAAATGGTTATATTTCTACGAACTGATATCAAAGATAACAATTGCATGTTTACAGTAAGGTCATTAAGAATTAGCGATAGGCCGAGTAAACTTACTCCAAACAATAGCCACAGTGTAAAGGCCGGATGCGATGAATGACTCCAAGAATTCTATAGCCAGATAAGCGTAGAAGTTTGTCACGAAGATTTTAAATACTCCGACCGCTCCCCCTACTGCGCATATTATTATAGTTGGTTTCCTTCCGAATCTGAAATTGATCCT
This genomic interval carries:
- the LOC134794378 gene encoding organic cation transporter protein-like, producing the protein MNIKVFSKDEKSNEDVFRRLCDFGTFQTVQYFFICLPLIMVSMMNVNYIFVAENIDYRCRVPECDGPNATASTPSWWPNAYDSKCIRPMFNLTDKATCENQIAVEFRECEEWIYEHGNSAVVELDIGCQSWKASFVGSIHNIGMLFSMILMGWIADRFGRKPTIIICAVGGAVGVFKIFVTNFYAYLAIEFLESFIASGLYTVAIVWMIEVGGETKRVSAGVIFSYAIYVGEVAFAFIAMGLQHWKSLILAIYAPVIIFVVYTIVLKESTRWQLLRGKTNDARKTFKIIARINKVALTNDEIDNIKEDELRLKFNVASQKEKETVHDIIKSKEIMIRLSVISFCFFTSSFVYYGLAVQAISLPGDKYLNFALTSLTSFPGDLLAYFTFSKYGRRISLQAGYFACAAFILAQAFAPESIPWLKLLLFLLGKLGTALCFTGVYTYSLELFPTSVRGSLFGFCNTLARIGSMLSPLAPLLVSELPALPSILFASTAMMAALLLTFTPETKTLPLFDTVAEVEAYKSKLTTKL